Proteins co-encoded in one Verrucomicrobiota bacterium genomic window:
- a CDS encoding M28 family peptidase, which translates to MKTFRRVLLWILLLLVSPLFILWIVVAQPTWAANEPSNQKVSPEALEKHVRMLSEDCFPRNYQNLDKLNQAADYIADQFGRAGASVSFQEYSVNGKVYRNVIGSFGTDTDNLFVVGAHYDSHHLTPGADDNASGVAGLIELPHLISQSNLRDENIQLVAYTLEEPPFFDTDYMGSYQHAQSLFDAGVDLTGMIALEMIGYFSDEPGSQSYPASFLRTMYPNKGDFIGVIGTLSHREFTEQIKIGMKGATDLPVYSLNAPKALSGVDYSDHRSYWAFDYDAVMITDTAFYRNPNYHEKTDTADTLDYDRMAKVVVSVFASLNRFLAEEK; encoded by the coding sequence ATGAAGACCTTCAGAAGAGTTCTTCTCTGGATACTCCTCTTGTTGGTCTCGCCATTGTTTATCCTTTGGATCGTCGTCGCTCAGCCCACTTGGGCAGCGAACGAACCGAGCAACCAAAAGGTATCTCCCGAAGCTCTCGAGAAACATGTCCGTATGTTATCCGAGGACTGCTTTCCGCGGAATTACCAGAATCTCGACAAGCTAAACCAAGCCGCGGATTACATCGCGGATCAGTTTGGGAGAGCCGGAGCTTCCGTTTCGTTTCAAGAGTATTCAGTCAACGGCAAAGTCTACCGCAATGTCATCGGTAGTTTCGGAACGGATACAGACAACCTGTTCGTCGTTGGCGCACACTATGATTCGCATCATCTCACACCAGGGGCCGACGACAATGCGAGCGGAGTTGCTGGGTTGATCGAGCTGCCACACTTAATCAGTCAATCCAATCTCCGGGATGAAAACATCCAACTCGTCGCTTACACCCTCGAGGAGCCTCCCTTCTTCGATACGGACTACATGGGAAGTTACCAACACGCCCAGTCACTGTTTGACGCAGGCGTCGATCTTACAGGAATGATTGCTTTGGAGATGATCGGATACTTTTCCGACGAACCGGGGTCTCAATCCTACCCAGCCTCCTTCTTGCGAACCATGTATCCGAACAAAGGTGATTTCATCGGTGTCATTGGAACCCTCTCCCATCGGGAGTTTACCGAGCAGATTAAGATCGGTATGAAAGGCGCGACCGACCTACCCGTCTATTCCCTGAACGCTCCCAAGGCCCTTTCCGGAGTCGATTACTCGGACCACCGTAGCTACTGGGCCTTCGACTACGATGCTGTGATGATTACTGACACCGCCTTCTATCGTAACCCCAATTACCATGAAAAGACCGATACCGCGGACACCCTCGACTATGATCGGATGGCCAAAGTCGTTGTGAGTGTCTTTGCGAGCCTCAATCGATTCCTTGCAGAAGAGAAGTAG
- a CDS encoding sulfotransferase domain-containing protein: MKNRIIVCGYPKSGNTWLTQLTAEIVGCPARGFWCQPLNKDGVVEGLDRESDFECFKAHHTFEQMAHTLGIYGNGSEKLIYILRDPRSVIVSASYYFDFGPKHQRLHNLLVRFPGGDHLSRKWLYPRKFKLDFMTRGLIEGIPNRGWLKTPWQDHVLGYQKKDDILVVQYETLLTDPLTVTRKMADFLSVERTDAALKRAVEKQSFAEKKKILQAERGPEEARFLRSGRVDDWRTELSVENLELVEGRIGDFMRSLGYEPSRALCD; this comes from the coding sequence ATGAAGAATAGAATCATCGTCTGCGGCTATCCAAAGAGCGGAAACACCTGGTTAACCCAGCTCACGGCCGAAATTGTTGGATGCCCGGCCCGAGGTTTTTGGTGCCAACCACTCAACAAGGATGGAGTGGTTGAGGGTCTTGATCGGGAATCAGATTTTGAGTGCTTTAAGGCGCACCATACCTTTGAGCAGATGGCTCACACGTTGGGCATTTACGGGAATGGTTCCGAAAAGCTGATCTACATTCTGCGGGATCCCCGTTCGGTAATTGTTTCCGCATCTTATTACTTTGACTTTGGACCGAAGCACCAGCGCCTTCACAATCTGCTCGTCAGATTCCCAGGCGGAGATCACCTGAGCAGGAAATGGCTTTACCCGAGGAAGTTTAAACTCGATTTCATGACTCGAGGTCTCATCGAAGGAATACCTAACAGGGGTTGGTTGAAAACGCCGTGGCAGGACCACGTTCTTGGGTATCAAAAGAAAGACGATATCCTGGTCGTGCAGTACGAGACTCTTTTGACTGATCCTTTAACGGTCACTCGAAAAATGGCAGATTTCTTGTCGGTCGAACGCACTGATGCAGCACTAAAAAGAGCGGTGGAAAAACAAAGTTTTGCGGAAAAGAAGAAGATTCTCCAAGCAGAGAGAGGTCCTGAAGAGGCAAGGTTCTTGCGCTCTGGGAGGGTTGATGACTGGCGAACGGAACTTTCGGTCGAAAATCTGGAATTAGTCGAGGGAAGAATCGGTGATTTTATGCGGAGCCTTGGATATGAGCCCTCTAGAGCACTTTGCGATTAG
- the pcp gene encoding pyroglutamyl-peptidase I translates to MEKILLTGFEPYGHTPHNPAESVARALDGKTGRDFEIVSRIAPSSFFDCIRFVQDQISEINPAVVVMLGEYGGRSMITVERLAQNLNDATRYGLEDNQGCAPQDEMTVPDGPVGYYSTLPIRAMVKAMREGGIPADISDAAGTLCCNHLMYGILHYIQVNQLPIRAGWIHLPPLPEVAALPENLGLPSMSVETSARGVEIALRAIVENREDIEEPILSRWQI, encoded by the coding sequence GTGGAAAAAATTTTATTAACAGGATTCGAGCCTTACGGGCATACACCTCATAACCCGGCGGAGTCAGTTGCGAGAGCGCTTGACGGGAAAACTGGTCGGGATTTCGAGATTGTTTCCCGAATCGCTCCGAGTAGTTTTTTCGATTGTATTCGATTCGTTCAGGATCAGATTTCCGAAATCAATCCTGCGGTCGTCGTCATGCTCGGTGAGTATGGGGGTCGCTCTATGATTACGGTGGAGCGACTCGCTCAAAATTTGAATGACGCAACTCGATACGGGCTTGAAGACAATCAGGGTTGCGCGCCGCAGGATGAAATGACCGTTCCGGACGGACCGGTTGGTTATTACTCAACCTTGCCGATTCGGGCCATGGTTAAGGCGATGCGAGAGGGGGGCATTCCTGCTGACATATCCGATGCTGCGGGCACATTGTGCTGTAATCACTTGATGTATGGTATTCTCCATTACATCCAAGTGAATCAACTGCCCATCCGTGCGGGATGGATTCACCTTCCTCCTCTCCCGGAGGTCGCCGCATTGCCAGAAAACCTCGGACTCCCGAGTATGTCGGTGGAGACCTCTGCTCGTGGCGTCGAGATCGCACTGCGCGCAATTGTTGAAAACCGGGAGGATATCGAGGAACCGATTCTATCCCGATGGCAGATTTAG
- a CDS encoding cache domain-containing protein: protein MKIKRDFSTEKTSLLLFHFTLLPFFAFVLGCGNNGLGDYSSEKDRAESIVATEALAESFQEAFAAGFTAEEFDALLTQHVAEHPVIFGAAIAFVEPDSSGGSVSSCPYVDREEGKLKWVDLNTPEYDVPSQEWFYAPLRSRQAMWSEYEVYEKYPMYTYSIPIVIDDEVVAVVTSDLLANGN, encoded by the coding sequence ATGAAGATTAAAAGAGATTTTTCTACAGAGAAGACCAGTCTTCTCCTTTTTCATTTTACCCTACTGCCGTTCTTTGCGTTTGTCCTAGGCTGCGGGAATAACGGCCTTGGTGACTACTCTTCGGAGAAGGATCGAGCGGAATCGATTGTGGCTACCGAGGCCTTGGCCGAGAGTTTTCAGGAGGCTTTTGCCGCAGGTTTCACTGCCGAAGAATTTGACGCCCTTCTCACTCAGCACGTGGCGGAACATCCGGTCATTTTCGGGGCGGCGATTGCATTCGTAGAGCCTGATTCTAGCGGGGGTTCCGTTTCGAGTTGTCCGTATGTGGATCGCGAAGAGGGAAAGCTCAAATGGGTGGACCTGAATACTCCCGAATACGACGTTCCAAGTCAGGAATGGTTCTACGCCCCGCTTCGCTCGCGCCAAGCAATGTGGAGCGAATACGAGGTTTACGAAAAATACCCGATGTATACCTACAGCATTCCGATTGTGATCGACGATGAGGTTGTGGCTGTTGTGACCAGCGACCTTCTTGCGAATGGGAATTGA
- a CDS encoding SDR family NAD(P)-dependent oxidoreductase produces MNTGKVAVVTGSTGGIGAEVSEILAANGWDLVLLNRSPEKAEKQLNSLKKDYPTQKFHSYIANMMDLSEVGKVVEGIAANHPELSALYHVAGILTDQRLTSAQGIEGHFAVNTVAPYLITQLLRRQLSSGSSSSDQKSVVVNFSSSAIKSVKRLEVSELVNPEKIGGLMGAYAKSKLAVSMVAEMLSEELAEEGTWILSADPGPTKTPMTGGGDGMPWFIRLLQPILFKSPEGQAKKLISAVDVAVRENASGVYVSEGKQKPLPSIASDQELISALQVLLDNQIEPFLKDKGA; encoded by the coding sequence ATGAACACTGGAAAGGTTGCAGTCGTCACTGGATCAACAGGGGGTATCGGAGCGGAGGTTTCCGAAATTCTCGCCGCAAACGGGTGGGACCTTGTCCTGCTAAACCGGTCTCCTGAGAAGGCTGAAAAACAGCTGAATAGCCTCAAGAAAGACTATCCAACTCAGAAGTTTCATTCCTACATCGCCAATATGATGGATCTTTCCGAGGTCGGGAAAGTGGTTGAAGGAATCGCTGCCAATCACCCTGAGCTATCGGCGCTCTACCATGTCGCCGGGATATTGACCGACCAACGCTTGACCAGCGCTCAGGGCATCGAAGGGCACTTTGCCGTCAATACTGTCGCTCCTTACCTAATTACCCAGTTGCTTCGCAGGCAGTTGAGTTCCGGATCTTCGAGTAGCGATCAAAAATCCGTGGTGGTGAACTTTTCTTCATCAGCCATTAAGTCCGTAAAAAGGTTGGAAGTTTCGGAACTCGTGAATCCGGAAAAAATCGGCGGGCTGATGGGAGCCTATGCAAAATCAAAATTGGCTGTCAGCATGGTAGCCGAAATGCTCTCTGAAGAATTGGCTGAAGAAGGGACATGGATTCTCTCAGCGGATCCGGGTCCGACAAAGACACCTATGACGGGAGGGGGTGACGGAATGCCCTGGTTTATCCGTCTTCTGCAGCCGATATTGTTCAAATCTCCCGAAGGCCAGGCGAAGAAGTTGATTTCTGCAGTGGATGTCGCCGTCCGCGAAAACGCCTCGGGAGTTTACGTATCGGAGGGAAAGCAAAAGCCCCTTCCATCCATTGCGTCCGATCAGGAACTGATTTCCGCGCTACAAGTGCTCTTGGATAATCAGATAGAGCCATTCCTGAAGGATAAGGGAGCTTAA
- a CDS encoding glycerophosphodiester phosphodiesterase codes for MVRIVHLLIIAVLTSETYSIDVIAHRGFTTESKENTLGSIREAWIYGADAVEVDIQMLNDETIVLFHDLELKGQKLATLTYRQLQALSPSYHVPTLDEALLEVVPEKSIILDLKSNTLKFASILSSTLGRKERDFDLIVQSSDLPVLKEIENKLSDSAEYQFLTKLEREGIVQREPSVNEIIESLSSSGISGVSAKGRRFIDESFVSSIQTAGFRFYVWTINEPKRIRHYLGLGVDGIITDNPGAREQIDAYLSGDDNSE; via the coding sequence ATGGTTCGCATCGTCCATCTCCTTATCATAGCTGTTTTGACATCTGAAACCTATTCAATAGACGTCATCGCGCATCGGGGATTTACTACGGAATCGAAAGAGAACACTCTCGGGTCGATTCGCGAAGCTTGGATCTACGGCGCCGACGCAGTCGAAGTAGACATCCAGATGTTGAATGATGAAACGATCGTTTTGTTTCACGATCTCGAGCTAAAAGGACAGAAACTTGCGACCTTGACCTACAGGCAGCTTCAAGCTCTCTCACCGTCCTATCACGTCCCGACACTAGATGAGGCTTTGCTCGAAGTTGTTCCTGAAAAATCGATAATACTGGACCTAAAATCCAACACCTTGAAATTTGCTTCGATCCTCAGCTCCACTCTCGGTAGAAAGGAAAGAGATTTCGACTTGATCGTCCAAAGTTCCGACCTGCCTGTTCTCAAGGAAATCGAGAATAAATTGTCGGATAGCGCCGAATATCAATTTCTTACAAAACTAGAACGGGAGGGGATTGTTCAGAGAGAGCCGTCTGTAAATGAGATTATCGAGAGCCTCTCTTCATCCGGTATCTCAGGCGTGAGTGCGAAAGGGAGAAGGTTCATCGACGAGAGCTTTGTATCATCCATTCAAACTGCAGGTTTTAGATTCTACGTCTGGACCATCAACGAACCGAAACGAATACGGCACTACTTGGGACTCGGTGTAGATGGGATAATAACAGATAATCCTGGGGCGAGAGAACAGATCGATGCTTATCTATCTGGGGACGATAACTCTGAGTAG